One genomic window of Deltaproteobacteria bacterium HGW-Deltaproteobacteria-6 includes the following:
- a CDS encoding lysozyme: protein MKQELRKLIELKAAAYQLDPDLVEAHILTESSGKPDATRFEPSFYEHYIFPLNLKDQNEARGRATSFGLLQIMGQVARELGYKGPWSGLMDPETNLEWGCLKLSKCYKKYAPSLDEGISAYNCGTPKYKGGKLVNQVYVDRVHGFLKMIKNKAGQ, encoded by the coding sequence ATGAAGCAGGAATTACGAAAACTTATTGAATTAAAAGCCGCGGCGTACCAGCTTGACCCAGACTTAGTCGAAGCACATATTCTCACTGAAAGCAGCGGAAAACCGGACGCGACACGTTTTGAACCATCATTTTATGAGCATTACATTTTCCCGCTGAATCTAAAAGATCAAAATGAAGCCAGAGGACGGGCAACATCTTTCGGGCTCCTGCAGATCATGGGTCAGGTAGCGAGAGAGCTTGGATATAAGGGGCCATGGTCTGGATTAATGGATCCGGAAACAAATCTTGAATGGGGATGTCTGAAATTATCGAAGTGCTATAAAAAATATGCACCAAGCCTTGATGAGGGCATTTCGGCTTATAACTGCGGCACCCCAAAATATAAAGGGGGAAAACTTGTTAATCAGGTTTATGTTGACCGGGTCCACGGCTTTTTAAAGATGATTAAAAACAAGGCAGGACAATGA